A single region of the Marinobacter salinisoli genome encodes:
- the rluC gene encoding 23S rRNA pseudouridine(955/2504/2580) synthase RluC: MVTVDEDAAGQRVDNFLLAQLRGVPKSIIYRVVRKGEVRVNKGRVKPDTRLKQGDQVRIPPVIRKEKAPQVAPGNRVQGVMEQAVVFENEQMLVVNKPSGIAVHGGSGLSFGLIEVLRSARPEARFLELVHRLDRDTSGLVMVAKKRSALRFLQDELRQKRIQKTYHALVAGDWSQEIRKVDAPLLRYEMPNGERRVKVDEGGKASLTTFRCLRRFAGYSLVEASPVTGRTHQIRVHCAFEGHPIAGDDKYMDDVSLKAFRGAGGQRLMLHARALEFRLPDSGEALKLEAPYDEAFEQMLRLLEARNRNQ, from the coding sequence ATGGTAACGGTTGATGAGGATGCCGCAGGACAGCGAGTGGATAATTTTTTGCTGGCGCAGCTGCGCGGCGTGCCAAAGAGCATCATTTACCGTGTTGTCCGAAAGGGGGAGGTCCGGGTCAATAAAGGGCGGGTCAAGCCGGACACCCGCCTGAAGCAGGGGGATCAGGTACGAATCCCTCCGGTGATCCGGAAGGAAAAAGCACCGCAGGTGGCTCCCGGCAATCGGGTCCAGGGTGTTATGGAGCAGGCGGTTGTTTTTGAGAATGAGCAGATGCTTGTGGTCAATAAGCCGTCCGGCATTGCGGTGCATGGTGGAAGCGGGCTGAGCTTTGGGTTGATCGAAGTGCTCCGTTCGGCGCGGCCGGAGGCGCGGTTTCTCGAGTTGGTTCACCGGTTGGATCGCGATACGTCGGGTCTGGTGATGGTCGCAAAAAAACGCTCTGCACTCCGGTTTCTGCAGGATGAGCTGCGCCAGAAGCGGATTCAGAAGACCTATCATGCCCTGGTGGCCGGGGATTGGTCGCAGGAAATCCGCAAGGTGGATGCCCCCTTGCTGCGCTACGAAATGCCCAACGGGGAGCGGCGGGTAAAGGTCGATGAGGGGGGTAAGGCTTCGCTGACCACCTTCCGGTGTCTGCGCCGGTTCGCTGGTTACAGTCTGGTGGAAGCTTCTCCGGTCACCGGCCGAACCCACCAGATTCGCGTACACTGCGCTTTCGAAGGTCATCCAATCGCCGGTGATGACAAGTATATGGATGATGTCAGTTTAAAAGCGTTTCGCGGAGCTGGTGGCCAGCGGTTAATGCTTCACGCCCGGGCGCTGGAGTTCAGGTTGCCCGATAGCGGGGAGGCTCTGAAATTAGAGGCGCCTTACGATGAGGCGTTCGAGCAGATGTTGCGTCTGCTCGAGGCGCGCAACAGGAATCAGTGA
- a CDS encoding HAD family hydrolase, with product MDIKAVIFDWDGTLVDSVDHIADSLHQAATELGYPELEREAYRDIIGLGMIEALGRLYPGIDRDEMLAIRERYAAYFFSKVTTPQNVFEGMADVVSDIRRSGLGCSVATGKSRRGLESALTSSGLGAHFDITRCADETRSKPDPKMLEEILEFYGLEPADAVMIGDTRYDLEMAQRIGMPAIGVEWGVHKRDVLGAYDPHAIVSSVPDLRVALGL from the coding sequence ATGGATATTAAGGCAGTTATTTTCGATTGGGACGGTACGCTCGTGGACTCCGTCGATCACATTGCGGACAGCCTGCACCAGGCGGCGACCGAGCTCGGTTACCCTGAGCTTGAGCGGGAGGCCTACCGGGATATCATCGGGCTTGGGATGATAGAGGCGCTGGGGCGGCTCTACCCCGGGATTGATCGGGACGAAATGCTGGCGATCCGCGAGCGTTACGCAGCCTATTTTTTCAGCAAGGTGACAACGCCGCAGAATGTGTTCGAGGGCATGGCGGATGTCGTGTCGGACATCCGCCGGTCTGGGCTGGGCTGTTCGGTGGCGACCGGAAAAAGTCGCCGTGGGCTCGAGAGTGCGCTTACCTCCAGTGGTCTGGGGGCGCATTTTGATATTACCCGCTGTGCTGACGAGACGCGTTCCAAGCCGGATCCCAAAATGCTTGAGGAAATTCTTGAATTTTATGGGCTTGAGCCGGCGGATGCTGTGATGATTGGAGATACGCGTTACGATCTTGAAATGGCGCAGCGAATCGGTATGCCTGCTATCGGCGTGGAGTGGGGCGTGCATAAGCGTGATGTCTTGGGCGCCTACGACCCACACGCGATCGTGAGTAGCGTGCCGGATCTGAGAGTGGCACTTGGATTATAA
- a CDS encoding S49 family peptidase translates to MSDWESEKSPEWGDKPVASGRSGASDGGRVSPESSRDWKLIEKLVLSMQAEQRKSRRWGIFFKFLTFAYLFGLLLLFKLPVSDTIEGATGQHTAVVQVDGPIAADELASADNIVGSLRTAFEAENSAAVVLRINSPGGSPVQSGYIYDEIRRLREEYPDKKVYAVISDIGASGAYYIASAADEIYANRASLVGSIGVVAGGFGFTDVMDKIGVERRLYTAGENKAFLDPFSPERQEEVSFWKDVLENTHQQFIDAVKTGRGERLAEDERLFSGLVWSGEQAVELGLVDGLGSTSWVARQLVGEEELVDYSHRKSPLQNLVDQLGVAFGEGFAARILDSRLELR, encoded by the coding sequence ATGAGTGATTGGGAATCTGAAAAGTCGCCGGAGTGGGGGGATAAGCCTGTTGCTTCTGGGCGTTCGGGGGCATCTGATGGTGGAAGAGTGTCGCCGGAATCTAGTCGTGACTGGAAGCTGATCGAAAAGCTGGTGCTGTCAATGCAGGCGGAGCAGCGCAAGAGTCGCCGCTGGGGAATCTTCTTCAAGTTCCTGACCTTTGCATACCTGTTTGGCTTGCTCCTGCTGTTTAAATTGCCGGTAAGTGACACGATCGAGGGGGCAACGGGGCAGCATACCGCTGTGGTTCAGGTGGATGGGCCCATAGCTGCCGATGAATTGGCCAGTGCTGACAACATCGTCGGGTCCTTGCGCACTGCGTTTGAGGCGGAGAATTCAGCAGCCGTGGTACTGCGCATAAACAGTCCTGGTGGAAGCCCGGTCCAGTCCGGCTACATATACGATGAAATTCGCCGCCTACGTGAGGAGTACCCGGACAAAAAGGTGTACGCGGTTATCTCCGATATTGGTGCCTCGGGTGCCTATTACATTGCCTCTGCCGCGGATGAAATCTACGCCAATCGCGCCAGCCTGGTCGGGTCTATCGGTGTGGTGGCCGGCGGCTTTGGTTTTACGGATGTAATGGACAAAATCGGTGTTGAGCGTCGCTTGTACACTGCGGGCGAGAACAAGGCGTTTCTGGACCCCTTCTCGCCTGAGCGGCAAGAGGAGGTGTCATTCTGGAAGGATGTGCTTGAAAACACCCATCAGCAGTTTATTGATGCGGTGAAAACCGGCCGCGGTGAGCGTCTTGCGGAGGACGAGCGTCTGTTCAGTGGTCTGGTGTGGTCGGGTGAGCAGGCCGTGGAATTAGGTCTGGTCGATGGCTTGGGGAGTACGTCGTGGGTGGCGCGCCAGTTGGTGGGGGAGGAGGAGTTGGTGGATTACAGCCACCGTAAATCCCCGCTGCAGAACCTGGTTGACCAGTTGGGTGTCGCTTTTGGTGAGGGATTCGCGGCCCGGATTCTGGATTCCCGCTTGGAATTGCGTTAA
- a CDS encoding Maf family protein, with protein MTERPLMLASSSPYRRALLARLELPFQCASPDIDETPQPGENAEQLATRLAESKARALAAHYDNHWIIGSDQVACLPDGTLLNKPGSHQSAVEQLRQSSGQCVQFMTGLALLDTSTSSLQVHCETFSVNFRDLSEAEIEAYLRREEPYDCAGSFRMEGLGITLFKSMAGRDPNSLIGLPLIALIDMLRQWGRNPLLEPTAIQR; from the coding sequence ATGACCGAACGCCCATTAATGCTGGCCTCCTCCTCACCTTACCGCAGGGCCTTGCTTGCTCGCCTGGAACTTCCCTTCCAGTGCGCCAGCCCGGATATTGACGAGACCCCGCAGCCCGGCGAAAACGCCGAACAATTGGCCACCCGACTGGCGGAAAGCAAAGCCCGGGCGCTGGCCGCCCACTACGACAACCACTGGATTATCGGATCTGACCAGGTAGCCTGCTTACCCGATGGCACACTTTTGAACAAGCCCGGCTCACACCAAAGCGCTGTCGAACAGCTAAGGCAAAGCAGCGGCCAATGCGTTCAATTCATGACCGGGCTGGCCCTGCTGGACACCAGCACCAGCAGTCTTCAGGTGCATTGCGAAACCTTCTCGGTAAACTTCCGAGATCTCAGCGAAGCGGAAATAGAGGCTTACCTCCGAAGGGAAGAGCCTTACGACTGCGCGGGAAGTTTCCGAATGGAAGGACTCGGCATCACGCTTTTCAAGTCAATGGCCGGACGCGACCCCAACAGCCTGATCGGGCTGCCACTGATCGCCCTGATCGATATGCTGAGACAATGGGGCCGCAACCCTCTGCTGGAGCCAACAGCAATCCAGCGTTAA
- a CDS encoding YceD family protein, which produces MSKASCAGLPKSVDPYKLAEQNSTLEGEIPLSALSRFREAVLEVGEAAVCSVKLSFYMDGERRRIVSGELEAPATLECQRCMGHMQTTLTSRFTLGLVTSDEQAQRLPKDLEPFLTDDFSADLWSMVEDELLLVLPPFPLHERAECPADEDLEALEPKGAPEQGDAPAKENPFSVLADLKKTKH; this is translated from the coding sequence ATGTCAAAAGCGTCTTGCGCCGGTTTGCCAAAATCTGTCGACCCTTACAAGTTGGCGGAACAGAACAGCACTCTGGAGGGAGAGATTCCTCTCAGTGCTTTGTCTCGTTTCCGGGAAGCTGTCCTGGAAGTGGGGGAAGCGGCTGTGTGCAGCGTCAAACTGTCTTTTTATATGGATGGCGAGCGAAGACGTATTGTTTCGGGTGAGCTGGAAGCGCCAGCAACCTTGGAATGTCAGCGGTGCATGGGGCACATGCAGACCACGCTGACTTCTCGGTTCACGCTCGGGCTGGTTACCAGCGACGAGCAGGCGCAACGGTTGCCGAAGGATCTCGAGCCGTTTCTGACGGATGACTTCAGTGCGGATCTGTGGTCGATGGTGGAAGACGAGCTGTTGCTGGTTCTGCCGCCGTTTCCGCTGCACGAACGGGCTGAATGCCCGGCTGATGAAGATCTGGAGGCCTTGGAGCCCAAGGGAGCGCCTGAGCAAGGCGACGCCCCGGCCAAGGAGAATCCTTTCAGCGTGCTGGCGGATCTCAAGAAAACGAAACATTGA
- the rpmF gene encoding 50S ribosomal protein L32 codes for MAVQQNRKTRSKRGMRRSHDALSAATLSTDATTGEVHRRHHVSPDGFYRGKQVVEARDE; via the coding sequence ATGGCTGTACAGCAAAACCGAAAGACCCGTTCCAAGCGTGGCATGCGCCGTTCCCACGACGCTCTGAGCGCCGCCACTCTGTCCACCGATGCGACAACTGGTGAAGTGCATCGTCGTCACCACGTCTCTCCGGACGGTTTTTACCGTGGCAAGCAGGTAGTAGAAGCGCGCGACGAGTAA
- the plsX gene encoding phosphate acyltransferase PlsX, which translates to MSGDRGAGVVVTAALDAVRENEALSLILVGVRSELEALLSGEHSRIRIVEAADVVQMNERPSHALRHKKNSSMAIALGLVRDGEAQGCVSAGNTGALMAFGRSVIRMHPGIERPAICKLIPSLRGRCHVLDLGANVDASAENLYQFALMGSLMASAISGQSEPRVALLNVGEEEIKGNEQVRLASHLLAQCDTVNYIGYVEGSDLFRDVADVVVCDGFVGNIALKTGEGVAGLLIDLIEQAFSRGLYGRFVGFLARPIIGRLLRLMDPARHNGASLLGLQGVVIKSHGNANERAMLAAIRQAVREVDMEVPRRINERLDDLLI; encoded by the coding sequence ATGAGTGGTGATCGCGGCGCCGGCGTTGTGGTAACTGCAGCGCTGGATGCGGTCCGCGAAAATGAAGCCTTGAGTCTCATTCTGGTAGGTGTCCGGAGTGAACTCGAGGCTTTGTTGTCTGGAGAGCACAGTCGTATCCGTATTGTGGAGGCGGCCGATGTGGTGCAGATGAATGAGCGTCCGTCTCATGCTCTTCGCCACAAGAAAAACTCCTCGATGGCGATTGCGCTTGGGCTGGTTCGTGATGGCGAGGCCCAGGGCTGTGTCAGTGCCGGCAACACCGGAGCCTTGATGGCCTTCGGGCGGTCCGTGATCCGGATGCATCCAGGTATCGAGCGTCCGGCGATCTGCAAGCTGATTCCCTCCCTGCGTGGTCGTTGCCACGTCCTTGATCTTGGTGCCAATGTCGATGCCAGCGCCGAGAATCTGTACCAGTTCGCCTTGATGGGATCTCTGATGGCGTCCGCCATCTCGGGTCAATCCGAACCGCGTGTGGCGTTGCTGAATGTCGGTGAAGAGGAGATCAAGGGTAACGAGCAGGTGCGCCTGGCATCTCACCTTCTCGCCCAATGCGATACTGTCAATTACATCGGGTACGTTGAGGGCAGCGACTTGTTCCGGGATGTCGCCGATGTCGTGGTGTGTGATGGCTTTGTCGGCAACATTGCCCTGAAAACCGGCGAAGGCGTCGCCGGTTTGTTGATTGATTTGATAGAGCAGGCCTTCAGTCGCGGCCTCTACGGGCGATTTGTCGGATTTCTGGCCCGCCCGATAATTGGCCGGCTGCTGAGGTTGATGGATCCGGCGCGCCACAACGGAGCCAGTCTTCTCGGTTTGCAGGGGGTGGTTATCAAGAGTCACGGAAACGCCAATGAGCGCGCCATGCTGGCGGCCATCCGTCAGGCCGTCAGGGAGGTGGATATGGAGGTTCCCCGGCGCATCAATGAGCGTCTTGACGACCTGTTGATATAG
- the fabD gene encoding ACP S-malonyltransferase — protein MKSAFIFPGQGSQSVGMLSDAAAWPVVTETFAEASSALGFDLWQVCQNGPAEELNQTTVTQPALLTASVALWRQWCQAGGPRPDLVAGHSLGEYSALVVAESLGFAEAVKLVRLRGELMQGAVPAGEGKMAAILGLEDQDVIAACEGAAQGDVVSAVNFNAPGQVVVAGSAAAVDRAIDACREKGARKAMPLPVSVPSHCALMKDAAEQLAEALEGVSFNDAVIPVVQNVHAAPETDAAALRANLVKQLYSPVLWTDSVRRLVQEGVTVAAECGTGKVLAGLAKRIDRSLAVHGLENPEAFDGALGAFNKS, from the coding sequence ATGAAATCTGCATTTATCTTTCCAGGACAGGGTTCCCAGTCTGTTGGTATGTTATCGGACGCTGCGGCATGGCCGGTGGTGACCGAGACGTTTGCCGAGGCATCGTCAGCGCTGGGTTTTGATCTCTGGCAGGTATGCCAGAATGGCCCCGCTGAAGAACTCAACCAGACCACCGTTACGCAACCGGCATTGCTGACAGCCAGTGTTGCGCTCTGGCGTCAGTGGTGCCAGGCGGGCGGTCCGAGGCCAGACTTGGTGGCCGGGCATAGTCTTGGCGAGTACAGTGCTCTGGTGGTGGCTGAAAGTCTGGGGTTTGCCGAAGCAGTCAAGCTCGTTCGTCTTCGTGGCGAGCTGATGCAGGGCGCAGTACCCGCCGGTGAAGGAAAAATGGCGGCGATTCTCGGGCTGGAAGACCAGGACGTGATTGCCGCTTGTGAAGGCGCGGCACAGGGCGACGTGGTGTCAGCGGTTAATTTCAACGCGCCCGGTCAGGTCGTGGTAGCCGGTTCTGCGGCAGCAGTGGATCGTGCCATCGACGCCTGTCGGGAGAAGGGCGCGCGCAAGGCTATGCCGTTGCCAGTGAGTGTGCCGTCTCACTGTGCCTTGATGAAGGACGCGGCCGAACAGCTGGCCGAAGCTCTTGAGGGCGTCTCGTTTAATGACGCTGTCATACCTGTTGTCCAGAATGTCCACGCAGCGCCAGAAACCGACGCGGCAGCGCTCCGTGCGAATCTCGTGAAACAGCTGTACTCTCCGGTGCTCTGGACCGATTCGGTTCGCAGGCTGGTGCAAGAGGGCGTCACGGTTGCAGCGGAGTGCGGTACCGGAAAGGTACTAGCCGGACTTGCCAAGCGTATAGACCGCAGCCTGGCTGTGCACGGCCTGGAAAATCCGGAGGCGTTTGATGGCGCGCTGGGCGCATTCAACAAGTCATAA
- the fabG gene encoding 3-oxoacyl-ACP reductase FabG: MTLEGKTALVTGGTRGIGKAIVHALASQGAEVIGTATSEEGAQNISKALRDAGLKGYGIVMDVADPASIDAGLKEVAERSGAPVILVNNAGITRDNLLMRLKDDDWTSVLDTNLSSVYRTSKAVLRGMAKARWGRIINISSVVAGMGNPGQGNYCAAKAGVEGFTRSLAKEMSNRGITANCVAPGFIDTDMTKKLDDKQREAMLEIIPAGRLGEPDEVAAVVAFLASNAAGYVSGETIHVNGGMYMG, from the coding sequence ATGACGCTTGAAGGTAAAACCGCACTGGTCACCGGAGGAACCCGGGGGATTGGCAAGGCGATTGTTCACGCGCTGGCCAGCCAGGGTGCAGAGGTGATCGGCACGGCCACCAGTGAAGAGGGCGCCCAGAACATTTCCAAGGCGCTGCGTGATGCTGGCCTGAAGGGCTACGGTATCGTTATGGATGTCGCAGATCCGGCGAGTATCGATGCCGGGTTGAAGGAGGTTGCCGAGAGATCCGGCGCTCCGGTGATCCTGGTCAATAACGCAGGGATTACCCGTGATAATCTGCTGATGCGCCTGAAAGACGATGACTGGACCTCGGTGCTCGACACCAACCTGTCCAGTGTCTATCGCACCAGCAAGGCTGTGTTGCGCGGGATGGCGAAGGCTCGCTGGGGGCGGATCATCAATATCAGTTCGGTGGTTGCCGGCATGGGGAACCCGGGGCAGGGCAACTACTGCGCAGCCAAGGCAGGGGTTGAAGGTTTTACCCGAAGCCTCGCCAAGGAGATGTCAAACCGGGGAATTACCGCAAACTGTGTGGCTCCGGGCTTTATTGACACCGACATGACAAAAAAACTGGACGACAAGCAGCGTGAGGCTATGCTGGAAATCATACCAGCGGGGCGTCTCGGTGAACCGGACGAAGTCGCGGCTGTGGTGGCTTTCCTGGCTTCGAACGCAGCCGGCTATGTGAGTGGTGAAACCATTCACGTGAACGGCGGAATGTACATGGGATAA
- the acpP gene encoding acyl carrier protein codes for MSTVEERVKKIVCEQLGVKESEVQNTSSFVEDLGADSLDTVELVMALEEEFETEIPDEEAEKLATVQDAIDYIVAHT; via the coding sequence ATGAGTACAGTTGAAGAGCGCGTGAAGAAGATTGTTTGTGAACAGCTGGGCGTGAAAGAGTCCGAAGTTCAGAACACCTCTTCTTTTGTTGAAGATCTTGGCGCTGACTCACTGGACACCGTTGAGCTGGTTATGGCTCTGGAAGAGGAATTCGAGACTGAGATTCCTGACGAAGAAGCCGAAAAGCTGGCGACCGTTCAGGACGCGATTGACTACATCGTCGCCCATACCTGA